A DNA window from Helianthus annuus cultivar XRQ/B chromosome 15, HanXRQr2.0-SUNRISE, whole genome shotgun sequence contains the following coding sequences:
- the LOC110914369 gene encoding uncharacterized protein LOC110914369, translating to MPPKARQGTGLPTTPEAFAQLIAQHVNTAMEQLNAKQNDGQGRGRGAHGHGFGGAHIGNPPALSWWNSQVQIMGEDAAYGLTWNELKEMLLKEYCSRSEIQKIETDFWNLTMEGLNVRAYTSRFNDVARLVPRMVTPEYVKVERYIWGLSPRIRSMVTSAKPTTYLEATTLAKSLADDAARKSGLDKKEETGKSSGNAKADAKSERSGRSETKTEDSKKHKSESSRKETDDKRDRKRSSRKAYVANSSSSRKDNATDSRSGSERNTHEDEQKKCRRCGRIGHIARECYAKSTMEGMKLEECFQCGEQGHFKKDCPKAGGQNARGSAFELNAGKARDDPAIVTGMFLINNHSAFLLFDTGANMSFVSKNFEPFVFTYK from the exons ATGCCGCCAAAAGCAAGACAGGGTACTGGATTACCTACCACACCGGAAGCGTTTGCTCAACTCATAGCCCAACACGTTAATACTGCCATGGAACAGCTCAATGCTAAACAAAATGATGGCCAGGGACGTGGACGTGGTGCACACGGGCACGGTTTTGGTGGGGCACATATTGGAAATCCTCCAG CGTTGTCCTGGTGGAACTCACAAGTTCAAATTATGGGTGAAGACGCTGCCTACGGTCTGACCTGGAACGAACTTAAAGAGATGCTCCTGAAAGAATACTGCTCGCGCAGTGAAATTCAGAAAATCGAGACCGACTTCTGGAACCTAACCATGGAAGGTCTGAACGTCAGAGCTTACACTTCTCGTTTTAACGATGTGGCAAGGTTAGTTCCACGAATGGTTACTCCTGAATATGTAAAGGTAGAAAGGTATATCTGGGGATTGTCACCACGAATTCGCAGTATGGTTACATCCGCAAAACCTACCACCTACCTAGAGGCTACTACATTGGCAAAATCATTAGCTGATGATGCTGCTCGCAAAAGTGGTCTAGATAAAAAGGAGGAAACTGGGAAGTCATCGGGCAACGCCAAAGCAGACGCGAAATCTGAACGGTCGGGGCGTTCTGAGACTAAGACAGAAGATTCGAAGAAACACAAGTCCGAGAGCTCGAGGAAGGAAACTGACGATAAGCGCGACAGGAAACGCAGTTCGAGGAAGGCGTATGTAGCCAATTCTAGCAGCTCTAGAAAGGATAACGCCACAGATAGCCGGAGTGGATCTGAGAGAAACACTCACGAGGATGAGCAGAAGAAATGTCGCAGATGTGGACGAATTGGACATATTGCCCGCGAGTGCTATGCAAAAAGTACTATGGAAGGAATGAAGCTTGAGGAATGCTTTCAGTGCGGGGAACAGGGacatttcaagaaggattgtcctaAGGCGGGAGGTCAGAATGCCAGGGGTAGTGCGTTCGAGCTAAATGCTGGGAAGGCACGTGACGATCCTGCTATTGTCACTGGTATGTTTTTGATCAATAACCATTCTGCGTTCCTACTCTTTGATACCGGAGCTAACATGAGTTTTGTCTCGAAAAACTTTGAACCTTTTGTGTTCACCTACAAGTAA